In Fusarium fujikuroi IMI 58289 draft genome, chromosome FFUJ_chr02, the genomic stretch cAGAGATAGAAATCTACAACTCAACAAGTTTGAGTCTTattttggcttcttgatacTATTTAGAGCACGTTCTGAGCAAGTTTTGAGTCTGTTGTGATGGTCTATAGAACTCCAACCAAACAGCGAGACAAGGGTGGTCACGTGCACCACAGCGCTCAAGATGCTGCGACACCAGCCACACTCACGCCTGTCGCGTCCTCATCCCGGTACCAGCTCCGGGCGCGCAAACCTCGAGAAgcctcaccaacaccaacaccaacgcgACGAAACAACGGCTCGGTAACGCCATCGCCACAGAAATACCACAACCACTATAACTCCCAGCACAACAGCCTCGATCTCGGTGCAAGTGCAAGTGCAAGTGCGAGAAAGCGAAATCGCACAATGTCAAGCACGGCCGGCAAATGGCGCGAGGAGCAggtcctcatcatctgccCTGGCAGCAGAACCACTATGGCTCAGCTGGGTTGCAGTGAATTGACTCCTCCTGCTCGGCGCATGCCTACCAGGATGTTCAAGGAGGGTGATCAGTGGGCGCCCTATCACAAGACGAAGCGTACGACTATTGtgaatggtgttgaggaggaggaatggttggaggatgttgacgaagacgagggaGCTGTATACCCCATTGAAGGTATGTGTATACAGCCATTGAAAGCCGTGGTAAAGAATAACAAGGGAATTGATGCTAATTGCGCATCTTTGTAGCTGGTCGCATCGTCAACATGAGCGCACTCCTCGCTTTCCTCGATCATGTCCACGGCTTGCTCACAACCACATACCACAACACTCCCATCATGCTCATGGCCTCACCACAATGGACGCGGCCCGACTGCGAGACAATTGCTCGATACGTCTTTGAGAACACGAGAACACCTGCGCTATGCATAATCCACAGCGGAATCGCTACGCAGTATGGCCTGAAGTGGCCCAACTTGACTGTGGTGGATATTGGCTACCAAAAGGTCGACGTTACAGCGATTCACGATGGACGAGTTGTGAACCACATGGATGTCAGCGCATCTGATGCCGATGGTGAAATTAGCGGAGGCGAGGTTTTCACAAAGAGCTTGCTCAAGTTGCTAGAAAACAAGGGCTTCAACCATGATATGGCAgagcagctgaagaagagcaacatTTGCGAAGTTCTCCCCTATGTCGCCACCGAGGAGAAATTGATGGAACTCCCCACGGAGAACACTGCAGGCGCAACAAGCGGTCTACCAGCCTCTGCAACGGCAGAGGCTGCCACAAAAGCCCCTGAAGCGCCGAAACCCACAGACAAtggagatgctgatgagggTAATGGCAACCCAGAGGACGATGGAGTTCTAGACGTCGCAGCCATCGTTACAAGCGGGCAGACAAAGGAATTCCTCGccaaaaaggagaaggagaaggagaaagaaaagggcaAGGGAGGTCGAAAGAAGGGCGAAAAGGACGCTGAGGGCGCCGCTAAGGCTGCGCGTCTACCCAACTCCAAGAGGATTCACAATACCTTCTTCTACGAGGAAATCATTCAGGAAGAGGTTCCCCAACCATCCAAGGAGAAAGAGACTGTCGAGACCGCCGCGGCCACTACCAATGGTAACGGCACAACAGAAGCTCCCAAGCCCGAGGGCGAAGCCAACGGAGCTCAACCTCAAGGCGACAACACCGCTGCGCCTGCGCCTGCGACAGAGACACCTGTGACAGAAGCGCCTAAGCCAGAACAAACTCAAGAGCCAACGCAGTCGATAGAACCCAAGCCTGAAGCTGAGCCAAAGCCCGACGCTCAACCCACCACCGAGACTACCGAGAAGCGACCAAAGCGCATTCGTCGAGATGTCGAGGTCGGTCTTGAGCGCTTCACCTTCGCTCAACGTCGCGAGATCGATCGCATTGTTAACGCCATCTATCGCACCGTCCAGGGCATCGACGACATGTACATGCGCCCTCCATGCTGGGACAACCTCGTCTTTGTTGGCAACGGTGCTCGTCTCCGCGGTCTTCGCGAGAACATTCTCCAGACTCTCAACGCCCGTCATCTCGTCTCCCCATCCACCGCCACAATGTTCACCTCAGAGCTGCCTTCTAATATGGCCACGCCCACCGGAACCGGCGCTCAAACCCCCACCGGCTCCTTCACAGGCGCACCTCACCAGCTCTCCTCAAGCGGCGTGAATCCCCTCCTCCAGGCCGCTACCACGGCTGCAGCTGCTGGCACTGCTAATAACATGGTCGGCACGCCGCAGCCAGCTTCTGAGGCTGGAGGACCTACGACGACTCACCACTTCCACAGCCAGACTCCCACGAGCATCAAGACGGCTACTCTGCCGAACTACTTGAGCGAGTGGACAAAGAATGGCTTCGAGGAGTCTATGTTCCTCGGTGCTCAGGTCGCTGCTCGTATTGCGTTTTGCCTACACTCCAACATGGATGCCCAGACCATTGAGGCCCAAAGGCTCATGAGTTTGAGCAGAGTTGATTATAAGTAAGCTCCCTACTATCTACAACCGCTCTAAGAATCTCACTAACCGTGTCAAAGCGAACTTGGTCCCAAGGGTATTCGCACACATTCTATGTTGGGCTGAAATCGCACAATGAGCAGATATTTTTATGTCATTACATGGGTTTCTCGTTCACGTGGTCTCAGCATAGACTCTCAAATCGTGGACTTGAAAGAGGAGTTATTAAAGGGGCCAGCGAAATGGTAAAAGGCAGACGCAAAATGAGTCAAGACTTGAAGACGAGCCGAGAGGAGCGGGTATAGCAGGCAGAGCAGAAATGAGATAATACCATAGATTCGGACATGCCTTGTATGATTATTTACAATCAGTTGCTCAATTAAAAGCTTTCCATGAATCGAACTTGCTACAATTGAGTACACCAGGCACGGATATATTCAACTCTGACCAAAATATCACATGAATATTTCATTGCTCGCAACGGTTCCAACTAAAGCACTATCACGACCCCCATATAGTCGTCAGCATTCGGCGTCAACTGTTCCTCCTTTTCCTGTCACCCCAAGTCATAACCACTGCATAATTCCACATGACTTGCTCTGACTCCAAAAATGCAATATGATCCAAGATCAATACGAAATAGGCTATCAAGAACATACTCCACTAACCAGCAGCGTTTCGAAGGGCTGCTTCCTCGGCAGCTTTGTGCCAGTCGGTTCGAAGTAGGTAGATATACTCAATCGTTGCGACGCTTTCATACAGTTAGAAACATTACATCCATTACGAGGGTAGTTCAACTTACGACATAGTTCCAACTGTGACACCGAGCCACAGACCGCTCAGCTTCCAATCGAGGCCAAAGGCCAGGGCCAGCGAGCACGGAAGAGAGAGGGCGTAGTATGCGATGATGTTGGCAGGGCCGCCAATCGACTGCTTTCCAATACCTCGGAGCAGTCCATGAGCACCTGCTGCAAGA encodes the following:
- a CDS encoding related to actin-related protein, which translates into the protein MVYRTPTKQRDKGGHVHHSAQDAATPATLTPVASSSRYQLRARKPREASPTPTPTRRNNGSVTPSPQKYHNHYNSQHNSLDLGASASASARKRNRTMSSTAGKWREEQVLIICPGSRTTMAQLGCSELTPPARRMPTRMFKEGDQWAPYHKTKRTTIVNGVEEEEWLEDVDEDEGAVYPIEAGRIVNMSALLAFLDHVHGLLTTTYHNTPIMLMASPQWTRPDCETIARYVFENTRTPALCIIHSGIATQYGLKWPNLTVVDIGYQKVDVTAIHDGRVVNHMDVSASDADGEISGGEVFTKSLLKLLENKGFNHDMAEQLKKSNICEVLPYVATEEKLMELPTENTAGATSGLPASATAEAATKAPEAPKPTDNGDADEGNGNPEDDGVLDVAAIVTSGQTKEFLAKKEKEKEKEKGKGGRKKGEKDAEGAAKAARLPNSKRIHNTFFYEEIIQEEVPQPSKEKETVETAAATTNGNGTTEAPKPEGEANGAQPQGDNTAAPAPATETPVTEAPKPEQTQEPTQSIEPKPEAEPKPDAQPTTETTEKRPKRIRRDVEVGLERFTFAQRREIDRIVNAIYRTVQGIDDMYMRPPCWDNLVFVGNGARLRGLRENILQTLNARHLVSPSTATMFTSELPSNMATPTGTGAQTPTGSFTGAPHQLSSSGVNPLLQAATTAAAAGTANNMVGTPQPASEAGGPTTTHHFHSQTPTSIKTATLPNYLSEWTKNGFEESMFLGAQVAARIAFCLHSNMDAQTIEAQRLMSLSRVDYNELGPKGIRTHSMLG